The Pseudarthrobacter defluvii DNA window GCCCGCACCTTGAATTTCTCCTCCCGGACGGCAGCCGACGTCATGAGCCCGCGCATCCGGCTGGAAACGATCGACGCCGACCAGCCGGTGTCCGACGTGGTGGATGCCGCGCGCAGGACCGGGTACTCCCGGTTCCCCGTCATTGGTGACTCGGCTGATGACATCCGCGGGCTGGTGCACGTCAAGAAGGCCGTTGCCGTTCCATGGGAACGCCGGCAGAACCTCGAAGCGGGCGCCATCATGACCGAGGTACTGCGCGTGCCGGAAACCATCCACCTGGACGCGCTGCTGGCCGAACTGCGCGAGGGAAACCTGCAGCTGGCCGTGGTGCTGGATGAGTACGGCGGAACAGCCGGCATCGCAACGCTGGAGGACCTGGTGGAGGAGATCGTGGGCGAGGTGGCGGACGAGCACGACAAGGTCCGCCCTGGATTGCTGCAAAGTGCCTCCGGTGACTGGTACTTCCCGGGGCTCCTCCGGCCGGACGAGCTGTCGGAGCAGATCCCCGGGTTGAGCGTTCCGGACGAGGCGGCCTATGAAACCGTGGGCGGCTATGTCATGAGCAAGCTGGGCAGGATAGCTGCCGTGGGCGACACCGTCCCGGTCAATGGAGGAACGCTCAGCGTCACCAGGATGGACGGACGCCGGATAGACCGCATCTGCTTCCATCCCGTGGCTGAAGCGGCCGCGCAGGACGCCACTGATGGGAGCAGGCAATGAGCGACTGGGCCGGAATACTCTGGTTGGGCTTCCTCCTGCTGGGCAACGCCTTTTTTGTGGCCGCTGAGTTCGCCATCATGTCAGCGCGCCGCAGCCAGATCGAGCCG harbors:
- a CDS encoding hemolysin family protein, translating into MEWLLLAAGLLLIAGTGFFVAVEFSLIALDQPTVQRAIDDGDAGAVPLLTCLKSLSTQLSSCQLGITLTTLLTGYVMEPSVGRLLEGPLTAVGLPDVVVQSAALILAMVVATLLSMLLGELVPKNMAIALAFPVGRALAGPQLVFTMIFKPAIVVLNGFSNKVLHIFGLEAKEEISGARTPAELASLVRRSAAMGTLDAGTANFIARTLNFSSRTAADVMSPRIRLETIDADQPVSDVVDAARRTGYSRFPVIGDSADDIRGLVHVKKAVAVPWERRQNLEAGAIMTEVLRVPETIHLDALLAELREGNLQLAVVLDEYGGTAGIATLEDLVEEIVGEVADEHDKVRPGLLQSASGDWYFPGLLRPDELSEQIPGLSVPDEAAYETVGGYVMSKLGRIAAVGDTVPVNGGTLSVTRMDGRRIDRICFHPVAEAAAQDATDGSRQ